TAATGCTTGTTTTGGGTTCATTCCCAATTGCTGAATGACTACTTGATACTGTGACTTAACATTAGCTAATTGAGATTGAGTATCGTTGATCCTTAATTGTAAATTACCAATAACTCGTACTGCTTCAGTAGCTTCTTCTTGTAAGGAAATAATTTTGTTTTTTTCTTTAAAATCTGCTAATTCAGATTCGGCTTGACGGACTACTAATTCGGCTTTGGGTAATTGTTTTTCTATGAATTTACGTCCTGCGCTTGCTTCGGCTCGCCGTGAAGACAGATTTTGCTCTAAATAAACTTTAATTATTTCATTTACAACTTGGGCGGCAATTTTGGGATTAGTATCTTTGTAGCTAATTTGGATAACATTAGTGCCTTTAACTTCTTTGACAACAAGATTTTTGAGAAATAGCTTAGGTTTTAGGGTAAAACCTTGACTATCTTTGAGATTTAGTCGTTTAATAGTTGTTTCTATAATAGGGTAAGAAGTTATTACTTCTACTTCTGTGCTGAGGGGGTTATTTTGTTCCATTAAAGGATCTAATTTGCCTATTTCTGCACCTAATCCTGTGATAGATGAGGCTATATTGCTTCTTTGAAACCGCAATTTACCTTCTGCAAAATAAATAGGTTTTTTCAAAGATGCAGCCAATTGTGCTATGATAAAAACGGAAATAGTAATTAATAAAGTGGCAAGCCAACGACGTTTGAGAATTGTCCAATATTTTTGCGGTGATATAGAAGATTCTTGTAGTTCCATAATAAATTAACTTTTTTATGTATGTTTTTCAAGTTGTGGAGTGAATGGTTTTAATGGCATTAATTACTCTTGCTAAATCTTCGTCCGTTAAATTAGAACCAGAAGGCAAACAAAGACCATGTAAAAATAAATTTTCGGCGACTTTACCACCAATACATTCATATTCAGAAAACACGGGTTGCAGGTGTAATGGTTTCCATACAGAACGAGCTTCAATTTGTTGTTTAGTAAGTTGGATGCGAATGTATTCTCGATCTGCACCAAAAGCTTCTGGGGTGATTGTTAAAGCCGTTAACCAGCGAGTAGAATAGCCAAAATTAGCTTCGGGCATAAATTCTATTCCTGGTAGATTTCCCAAAGTAGATTGGTAAATTTCAAAGTTGCGCCGTCTAGCGACTACCCTTTCATTTAAAACTTGTAATTGACCTCGACCAATACCTGCTAGAACGTTACTAAGACGATAGTTATATCCTATTTCTGAATGTTGATAATGGGGGGCAGGATCGCGGGCTTGAGTTGCTAAAAATTTGGCTTTGGCAATTAGTTGATCGTCATCAGAAACTAGCATTCCTCCACCGGATGTAGTGATAATTTTATTACCATTGAAGGAGTAAATACCAAACCGCCCAAATGTACCGGGAGAAAGCCCTTTGTAGGTAGCACCTAAAGCTTCGGCGGCATCTTCAATTAGAGGAATATCATATTGATTGCAAGCTTTGAGAATAGGTTCAATATCTGCACTTTGACCATACAAATGTACAACTATAACTGCTTTGGGTAATTTACCAAAGTAGGCGCGTTTTTGTAAAGCCTCTTGCAACAAGTCTGGGTTCATATTCCAGGAAATGCGATCGCTATCAATAAATACTGGTTTTGCGCCTAAATAAGTAATCGGATTAGCGGTGGCTGCAAAGGTTAAGGTGGAGCAAAAAACCTCATCTCCTCTGGTGACTCCAACTAATTGCAAAGCTAAATGTAAAGCCGCAGTTCCCGAACTTACAGCAGCAGCATGACTAGCGCCAGTTATTTGACAAAATTCCTGTTCAAAAGCATCAACATGGGGACCAATAGGGGCAATCCAATTGGTAGCAAATGCTTCTTTGACGAATTCTAATTCTTGGTTTCCGATATGGGGAGTGGAGAGGAGAATTGGCTTCATGGTTTTTTATTCTTTATCGTTTAAAAGTGATCAGGCGATCGCATTTGGCACTTATTATATTAGTTTGAACCTTCAGCCATTTGTCATTTGGCATTTCCCCATTAGCCCAAGCAATCAAAGCTGCGGGAATATTTGCTCCGGCTACATGAGAAAATGGATATCCACCACCAAAACGCGGGTTCATTTCTAATACGTAGTTCCCCTTTTTTCCGACAATTACATCACAATCTAAGTTGCCAATATGACCTAGTTTTTGTCCAATTTTCTCACCTATTTTTTCAAGTTCCTGATTTTCCACTGTGATAGCCCGGTCTGTTTCTCCGGCTCGCATGGTTAGCTTACGCTTCACAAAAGTGGTAATGTAGGAAGTTTCTAAATTACTAATGATATCAAGACCATGCTCTTGTCCAATTAGCTTTTCTTGAATTAAGATACATTTTTCAAAATCAGTAGAGCTTACCGTCGCTAAAAATGACTTTTGAATAGCTTTTTTCACAAATCGGTAGGCTAATTCTAATTCTTCATAATCTTCAGGATATTCAATACCAATTGATGCACTTCCCCACCGAGGCTTAATAACTACAGGAAAATCTATTTCTCCTCGCTCAATAGCTGCTTTTGCTTCTGCAAGAGAAAGATAAGTTTTTGGAGTCGGTATACCGATTGTTTCTAAGAATTGAAAAGTTAACCACTTGTCAAAACAAACATTAATAATTTCCGGTGAAGAGACAACTGGGATAGTTCCTATTTTAAGAAATTGATCACGTTGTTTTGCTAAATATGGTAGTTCCAAATCATTGAGAGGAATTAGTAACTTGACTTTTTTATTCTGACAGATATCCAGCAGCTTATCAAAGTAATCACTATCATTTACAGATGGTAATAAAAAACTTTCATCTGCTTCCTTTAATGCTGGGGCCTCTAGACTAGCATCACCAGCAAATACCAATCCTCTATTTTCTAAAGCTGCTTGAAAGAATTTTAAAAGGTAATTTCTTCTTCCTGCACAGGTCAACATAACGTTCATATTTTTGTCACTCATATTACATAAGTAGAAAACACATCTTGAGAAGTTTCTTGCCGTCTGACTAATGTATAATTCTTAAGGGTGGAATCATAGCTAATAATCGGAGGATTTGGGCGAATAAAAGGTGGTTTAAATA
The DNA window shown above is from Anabaena sp. WA102 and carries:
- a CDS encoding DegT/DnrJ/EryC1/StrS family aminotransferase; this translates as MKPILLSTPHIGNQELEFVKEAFATNWIAPIGPHVDAFEQEFCQITGASHAAAVSSGTAALHLALQLVGVTRGDEVFCSTLTFAATANPITYLGAKPVFIDSDRISWNMNPDLLQEALQKRAYFGKLPKAVIVVHLYGQSADIEPILKACNQYDIPLIEDAAEALGATYKGLSPGTFGRFGIYSFNGNKIITTSGGGMLVSDDDQLIAKAKFLATQARDPAPHYQHSEIGYNYRLSNVLAGIGRGQLQVLNERVVARRRNFEIYQSTLGNLPGIEFMPEANFGYSTRWLTALTITPEAFGADREYIRIQLTKQQIEARSVWKPLHLQPVFSEYECIGGKVAENLFLHGLCLPSGSNLTDEDLARVINAIKTIHSTT
- a CDS encoding ATP-grasp domain-containing protein — protein: MNVMLTCAGRRNYLLKFFQAALENRGLVFAGDASLEAPALKEADESFLLPSVNDSDYFDKLLDICQNKKVKLLIPLNDLELPYLAKQRDQFLKIGTIPVVSSPEIINVCFDKWLTFQFLETIGIPTPKTYLSLAEAKAAIERGEIDFPVVIKPRWGSASIGIEYPEDYEELELAYRFVKKAIQKSFLATVSSTDFEKCILIQEKLIGQEHGLDIISNLETSYITTFVKRKLTMRAGETDRAITVENQELEKIGEKIGQKLGHIGNLDCDVIVGKKGNYVLEMNPRFGGGYPFSHVAGANIPAALIAWANGEMPNDKWLKVQTNIISAKCDRLITFKR